Proteins from a genomic interval of Aquabacterium sp. J223:
- a CDS encoding oligosaccharide flippase family protein: MNPSRLPLRRRMLSAGGWTIVGHLASLILRMGSSLLTTRFLAPETFGLMAMTTTVMTITGLLTDVGIRENLIRSSRADDPLFRSTAWTVQIARGLVIFLGTCAIALVLSVASDFGLVSPGTTYSDPLLPILISGIAVTSIIGGFHSTKAHIASRNFDLARPVQIELAAQIVGSAVTIFLAWKTRSIWALVVGTLVGSSVAVLLSHLYLEGPKDRLGWDTPSLSEILKFGKWIAVSSAVSVFAVNGDRLLLGALVGPRTLGLYSIAFMLLAAAEGVLMRLISAVAFPALSEANRKGSAEVKALLRKMRLPSDGAMLFFSGLLFVTGSELVDLLYDPRYLEAGAMLEILSLGMVLSRYSLLHQAYMALGHSKYVAAVNIVSVVSLFILVPAGFAIFGVAGAVAAIALRNGPTLAVMLYANKRLGLNDFKLELALTPFWVVGAVVGVVMLKLISAI, from the coding sequence ATGAATCCTTCCCGCCTGCCGCTTAGGCGGCGGATGCTAAGTGCTGGAGGGTGGACAATAGTCGGTCATCTGGCAAGCCTGATCCTGAGAATGGGGAGCAGCCTGCTGACCACACGGTTTCTGGCACCAGAAACTTTCGGACTTATGGCTATGACTACGACGGTCATGACCATCACAGGCCTTTTGACCGATGTTGGAATCAGAGAAAATTTGATTCGTAGTAGTCGAGCAGATGATCCGTTGTTCCGGTCAACAGCCTGGACAGTGCAAATAGCGCGAGGTCTTGTAATCTTCCTCGGCACGTGTGCAATCGCTTTAGTCCTTTCAGTTGCAAGCGACTTTGGGCTGGTATCGCCCGGTACTACGTATAGTGATCCCTTGTTGCCGATTCTAATTTCCGGTATCGCCGTTACCAGTATTATTGGCGGGTTCCACTCCACCAAGGCCCACATTGCTAGCCGCAACTTCGACTTGGCTAGGCCAGTTCAAATTGAGCTTGCCGCTCAGATAGTTGGGTCCGCGGTAACGATATTTTTGGCTTGGAAGACTCGCTCAATATGGGCTTTGGTGGTGGGAACGCTCGTTGGAAGTTCGGTTGCAGTTCTCCTGAGTCACCTATACCTCGAGGGTCCGAAAGATCGGCTGGGATGGGACACGCCATCGCTGTCCGAAATACTAAAGTTTGGCAAATGGATTGCCGTCTCGTCTGCGGTGTCAGTTTTTGCCGTAAATGGAGATCGACTTCTGCTGGGTGCATTGGTAGGCCCCCGAACACTTGGCCTATACAGTATTGCGTTTATGCTTCTAGCCGCTGCAGAGGGCGTCTTAATGAGATTAATTTCGGCGGTTGCGTTCCCTGCCCTTAGTGAGGCAAATCGAAAGGGAAGCGCAGAAGTCAAAGCGTTGCTCCGTAAGATGCGCTTGCCCTCCGATGGTGCGATGCTGTTCTTTTCTGGACTATTATTTGTCACCGGATCAGAGTTGGTGGATTTACTCTACGATCCGCGCTACCTTGAGGCGGGGGCGATGCTAGAGATTTTGTCTCTTGGTATGGTGTTGTCGAGATATTCTCTCCTGCATCAAGCATACATGGCGCTCGGCCATTCGAAATACGTTGCTGCGGTCAATATCGTCTCAGTTGTGTCGCTATTTATTCTGGTGCCAGCCGGTTTTGCGATATTCGGCGTAGCAGGGGCGGTGGCGGCCATAGCATTAAGAAACGGCCCAACCCTGGCTGTGATGCTTTATGCAAATAAGCGCTTGGGATTGAACGACTTCAAACTGGAACTGGCGCTCACTCCGTTTTGGGTGGTAGGGGCAGTAGTCGGAGTTGTTATGCTTAAGCTAATTTCAGCGATCTGA
- a CDS encoding glycosyltransferase family 4 protein: MKITFILPTPNMSGGVRVAGIYADYLVDKGHHVTMVYPPRNVGLAGKFWHRFWNRTVSTTHLDKCKAIQRVLETPRAVSASDVPDGDVVIATWWETAEWVAKLPPIKGAKVYFIQHHEIFSWLPVERAQKTYLLPMKKIVVARWLKDVMRDVYGDDEVELVPNGVDHNLFFAPERGKQAQPTVGFLYAGAHFKGVDVTLRAISLLRDRLPSLKVVSFGSEPFKDAKTRQIEFTLNPQQEKLRECYAACDVWLTASRSEGFNLPALEAMACRTPVVSTRTGWPEEAILPGVNGWLVDVDDHVGLYKAAANVLAQPDESWKMLSDAAYQTAAGCSWNRSSALFERILVDVATENAAAFNSKNADHHF, from the coding sequence ATGAAAATTACTTTTATTCTACCGACCCCAAATATGTCGGGTGGCGTTCGGGTTGCTGGTATTTATGCGGACTATCTTGTGGATAAAGGGCATCATGTCACGATGGTGTACCCTCCGCGGAATGTGGGATTGGCCGGCAAGTTTTGGCACCGCTTTTGGAATAGGACAGTGTCGACGACCCATCTCGATAAATGTAAGGCAATACAACGTGTCTTGGAAACGCCAAGAGCGGTTTCCGCCAGCGATGTGCCTGACGGCGATGTTGTTATTGCCACTTGGTGGGAGACTGCGGAATGGGTGGCGAAACTGCCGCCTATAAAAGGAGCTAAGGTCTACTTCATTCAGCATCACGAAATTTTCTCATGGCTTCCCGTTGAGCGCGCTCAAAAGACATACCTCCTTCCAATGAAAAAGATCGTTGTTGCTCGGTGGTTAAAAGATGTCATGCGCGACGTCTATGGTGACGATGAAGTCGAGTTAGTTCCTAACGGAGTTGACCATAATCTGTTTTTCGCCCCCGAGCGAGGCAAGCAGGCCCAGCCAACCGTCGGATTCCTTTATGCTGGAGCCCATTTCAAAGGAGTTGACGTAACGCTGCGCGCGATTTCGTTGTTGAGAGATCGGCTGCCCAGCCTAAAGGTTGTTTCGTTCGGCAGCGAGCCATTCAAGGACGCTAAGACGAGGCAAATTGAGTTCACTCTCAACCCGCAACAAGAAAAGCTTCGCGAGTGTTACGCTGCTTGCGACGTCTGGCTTACGGCAAGTCGGTCTGAAGGCTTCAACCTGCCGGCGTTGGAGGCCATGGCATGTCGAACACCTGTGGTATCAACAAGGACCGGCTGGCCTGAAGAAGCGATCTTGCCTGGTGTAAATGGATGGCTTGTGGACGTTGACGACCATGTCGGCCTTTACAAAGCGGCCGCAAATGTTCTGGCGCAACCGGACGAAAGCTGGAAAATGCTGTCTGATGCGGCGTACCAAACCGCGGCCGGCTGCTCGTGGAATAGATCCTCTGCACTGTTCGAGAGGATATTGGTTGATGTTGCGACAGAAAACGCTGCTGCGTTCAACTCCAAAAATGCTGATCATCACTTTTGA
- a CDS encoding G8 domain-containing protein, whose amino-acid sequence MTVPTLMRHLRFTSSALAALCLVACGGGSGAGANSGTAEALAATGADEQAQILKKGGNANGNGVGNGTVFAAGSTTTASGSGSNTTSSPATATATEPSTATLVPVTTTSSSTSVSSAPTGSSTGVSSAPTDSALLWSDPKTWGGILPTANAQVLIPPGKTIVLDMDPPALAGLTIQGTLQFARRDTRLTTSFIDISASGALEVGSASQPFAQKAVITLNGQPVASNDGVSRGINVRGGRLAIYGAVKQPAWTKLNDHANAGATNLTLKDTVNWQAGDNIAIAPTDFWGVAETERLALSSVSGNRVNLAAALNKFRWGKMQYVTNTGMSLTPDPSYVPPATPAPTSLDERAAVANLTRNVVIEGADDAAWQTNGFGAHVMIMDLQSKVVIDGLEMRRVGQSGLLGRYPIHWHMLSYDTEGRVLGDATGHVLRNSAIWASSQRCVVIHATNGVQVVNNVCHDIKGHAFFLEDAVERRNLIEGNIALKMRMPARAKTLLVHENPTGTNNATPAGPSGIWLTNPDNTVRHNLVGDSDGPGIWMAFPSKTLGASAKVALLPDRLKHGGFEYNTSHSNREAGIFLEHAPIDDAGHTYPNMYRPTVDGRDYNHTNGVRVEFKGMVIFKNRWGGYRNRVMFPDYLEWTAADNANTDFSGAGNDGVITRSLIIAKSLNNPGSYPGPEKPVAMASYHSSFKFTENTFINYEFYSAEPSGAFKTDDYYITAVDKGLARNKNNKFINSNPGARVTSPNLTGDPNRVWALSGALWDANGYWGPKNNYWVYDVPFLTAGASCILVTPAGHNGKSCDGEYYGVEGFQTDFDDNRYTFSSAIEALRFSDNGQEIGRWSVLNGLGKMLGNMRHFAARIGGRYVLTFPTNAPPRRVAMQITNAYRDGDWFILGVAFDGSAPATGYFFSHTTDREKPKYWTSSSPDERFVRRLATVGTLAEVLSSNGEKLWQDSANNRVWVKVKGGLPHPYDNPAIAETQEGLYREMSLVLYQK is encoded by the coding sequence ATGACCGTCCCCACCTTGATGCGCCACCTCCGATTCACCTCGTCCGCGCTGGCCGCCCTTTGTCTCGTGGCCTGCGGGGGTGGCAGCGGCGCAGGTGCCAACAGCGGCACCGCCGAAGCCCTGGCCGCCACCGGCGCTGACGAGCAGGCACAGATCCTCAAGAAGGGCGGGAACGCGAACGGGAACGGAGTGGGCAACGGCACCGTCTTCGCGGCGGGGAGCACCACCACGGCAAGCGGTTCCGGATCGAACACGACGAGCTCGCCGGCAACCGCGACGGCCACGGAGCCCTCCACCGCCACCCTCGTTCCGGTCACGACGACCTCCAGCAGCACGAGTGTCAGCAGTGCGCCGACGGGCAGCAGCACCGGTGTCAGCAGTGCGCCGACGGACAGCGCCCTGTTGTGGTCGGACCCGAAGACGTGGGGTGGCATCCTGCCGACGGCCAACGCGCAGGTGCTGATCCCGCCAGGGAAGACCATCGTGCTGGACATGGACCCGCCGGCCCTGGCGGGGCTCACGATCCAGGGCACGCTGCAGTTCGCACGACGCGACACCCGACTGACGACGTCCTTCATCGACATCTCGGCCAGCGGGGCGCTCGAAGTGGGCTCCGCGTCGCAACCCTTCGCGCAGAAGGCGGTGATCACCCTGAACGGACAACCCGTCGCGAGCAACGACGGCGTGTCCCGCGGCATCAACGTCCGAGGCGGCCGCCTGGCGATTTACGGCGCGGTGAAGCAACCGGCCTGGACCAAGCTGAACGACCACGCCAACGCCGGCGCGACGAACCTCACGCTCAAGGACACGGTGAATTGGCAAGCCGGCGACAACATCGCCATCGCACCGACCGACTTCTGGGGCGTTGCAGAGACCGAGCGCCTGGCGCTGTCCAGCGTCAGCGGCAACCGGGTGAATCTGGCCGCAGCACTGAACAAGTTCCGCTGGGGCAAGATGCAGTACGTCACCAACACCGGCATGAGCCTCACGCCGGACCCCTCCTACGTCCCGCCGGCGACGCCCGCGCCGACCAGTTTGGACGAACGGGCTGCGGTGGCGAACCTGACCCGCAACGTCGTCATCGAAGGGGCGGACGACGCGGCCTGGCAGACCAACGGCTTCGGCGCGCACGTGATGATCATGGACCTGCAGTCCAAGGTCGTGATCGACGGGCTCGAGATGCGCCGCGTCGGCCAGTCGGGCCTGTTGGGTCGGTACCCGATCCACTGGCACATGCTGAGCTATGACACCGAAGGTCGCGTGTTGGGCGACGCTACCGGTCATGTGCTGCGCAACAGCGCGATCTGGGCGTCGAGCCAGCGCTGCGTCGTGATCCACGCCACCAACGGCGTGCAGGTGGTCAACAACGTCTGCCACGACATCAAGGGGCATGCGTTCTTCCTGGAAGACGCGGTGGAGCGGCGCAATCTGATCGAGGGGAACATCGCGCTGAAGATGCGCATGCCGGCGAGGGCCAAAACGCTTCTTGTTCACGAGAATCCCACAGGTACCAACAATGCTACGCCGGCCGGGCCAAGTGGAATTTGGCTGACGAATCCGGACAACACCGTCCGCCATAATCTTGTCGGCGATAGTGACGGCCCAGGTATCTGGATGGCATTTCCAAGTAAAACGCTTGGCGCCTCCGCCAAGGTTGCTCTACTTCCAGATCGCCTTAAGCACGGCGGCTTCGAGTACAACACATCACACAGCAATCGAGAGGCTGGAATCTTCTTAGAGCACGCGCCTATTGACGATGCGGGCCATACCTACCCGAACATGTACCGCCCGACGGTAGACGGTCGCGATTACAACCATACGAACGGGGTGCGCGTTGAATTCAAGGGCATGGTGATTTTTAAGAACCGCTGGGGCGGTTATCGAAATCGAGTGATGTTCCCGGATTATTTAGAATGGACCGCCGCTGACAACGCAAACACTGACTTCTCAGGAGCGGGTAACGATGGCGTCATCACTCGTTCGTTAATCATCGCCAAGAGTCTTAATAACCCCGGATCATACCCAGGACCCGAAAAGCCCGTTGCCATGGCGAGCTACCACTCGTCATTCAAGTTTACTGAAAACACTTTTATCAATTACGAATTTTATTCGGCCGAACCAAGCGGGGCGTTCAAAACCGACGACTATTATATTACGGCGGTAGACAAAGGGTTAGCCAGGAATAAGAACAACAAATTCATTAACTCGAACCCTGGAGCAAGGGTTACGTCGCCGAATTTAACTGGTGACCCCAATCGGGTTTGGGCACTGTCGGGCGCGCTTTGGGATGCGAATGGATATTGGGGACCAAAAAACAACTACTGGGTTTATGATGTGCCGTTCCTAACTGCTGGAGCCAGTTGCATTTTGGTTACCCCTGCCGGCCATAACGGAAAAAGCTGCGATGGTGAATACTATGGCGTGGAGGGATTTCAAACTGATTTCGACGACAACCGATACACCTTTTCTTCAGCCATAGAGGCATTACGCTTCAGTGATAATGGACAGGAAATAGGTCGCTGGTCGGTCCTAAACGGACTCGGAAAGATGCTTGGCAACATGCGGCATTTCGCAGCTCGTATCGGAGGGCGTTATGTGCTTACGTTCCCCACCAACGCTCCACCACGACGTGTCGCTATGCAGATAACTAATGCGTACCGGGACGGCGATTGGTTCATCCTTGGAGTGGCATTCGATGGCAGCGCGCCTGCAACGGGCTACTTTTTCTCGCACACCACGGATCGCGAGAAACCGAAATACTGGACATCCTCTTCACCGGACGAACGTTTCGTACGCCGCCTCGCGACTGTTGGAACTTTGGCAGAAGTTCTGTCGAGCAATGGAGAAAAGCTTTGGCAGGACAGCGCCAATAACAGGGTATGGGTAAAAGTTAAGGGTGGACTTCCTCACCCATACGACAACCCAGCAATCGCGGAAACCCAAGAAGGGCTCTATAGAGAAATGAGCCTTGTGCTATATCAAAAGTGA
- the epsI gene encoding exosortase-associated protein EpsI, B-type — protein MKSTTTAAVLAALMIATSMAGFAARPKPRPPGQPPSIVLESAVPKRFGDWVEVTVGQAAVVNPQTQQLLDKLYSQLLTRTYENRVTGARVMLSMAYGDDQRDGLQAHMPEVCYPAQGFKLHEAADGLLGTPHGDIPVKRLSTSLGPRFEPVTYWFTVGDQAIKTRWEKRLIELRFGLTGQVPDGLLFRVSTIDRDTKRAYQVQDQFVQDLLNSVEPQSRHRLSGLAFTG, from the coding sequence ATGAAGTCCACCACCACCGCCGCGGTGCTCGCTGCGCTGATGATCGCCACCTCCATGGCCGGTTTCGCGGCGCGCCCGAAGCCGCGGCCTCCGGGGCAGCCGCCGAGCATCGTGCTCGAGTCTGCCGTGCCGAAGCGGTTCGGGGATTGGGTGGAGGTGACGGTCGGCCAGGCGGCGGTGGTCAACCCGCAGACCCAGCAGTTGCTGGACAAGCTGTACAGCCAACTGCTCACCCGCACCTACGAGAACCGCGTCACGGGCGCCCGCGTGATGCTGTCGATGGCGTACGGCGACGACCAGCGTGACGGTCTGCAGGCGCACATGCCGGAAGTCTGTTATCCGGCGCAGGGCTTCAAGTTGCATGAGGCCGCCGACGGCCTTCTGGGCACCCCGCACGGCGACATCCCCGTCAAGCGGCTGTCGACCAGCCTCGGCCCGCGGTTCGAGCCGGTGACCTACTGGTTCACGGTTGGCGACCAGGCCATCAAGACGCGTTGGGAAAAGCGTCTGATCGAGTTGCGCTTCGGCTTGACGGGTCAGGTGCCGGACGGCCTGCTGTTCCGGGTGTCGACGATCGACCGGGACACCAAGCGCGCCTACCAAGTGCAGGACCAGTTCGTCCAGGATCTGCTGAACTCGGTCGAGCCCCAGTCGCGGCACCGGCTCAGCGGACTCGCCTTCACCGGCTGA
- a CDS encoding mannose-1-phosphate guanylyltransferase/mannose-6-phosphate isomerase produces the protein MNLTLQPVVMAGGSGTRLWPLSRASHPKQFLALAGPATLFQQAVQRLQALATATIDVRPPIVVGNEEHRFLVLDQLRQVAVEPTAVLLEPAGRNTAPALTLAALQAQDQGADPVLVVTPADQTVGDAAAFTAALQRAAALAGEQAIVILGIQPDRPETGYGYIRCEGDRVAAFVEKPDAATAAGYLAKGGYFWNSGMFVLRASVWLSALERFRPDILDATRTAWKAARRDGVFVRPDAAAFHQVPSESVDVAVLERCPDSGQALQMVPLNAGWNDLGAWNAVWQVAAQDGDGNAIVGDAVLHDSHNTLVHASGRLVGVVGLDNVVVIETPDAVLVADRERCQDVKHVVGRLGQDRRTEHTLHRKVHRPWGWYDSIDEGPRHQVKRILVKPGASLSLQMHHHRAEHWIVVTGTAEVTCGDKKILLTENQSTYIPLGEVHRLTNPGKVPLEIIEVQSGAYLGEDDIVRFEDSYGRTSS, from the coding sequence ATGAACCTCACCTTGCAACCGGTGGTGATGGCGGGCGGCAGCGGCACCCGGCTCTGGCCGCTGTCCCGCGCCTCGCATCCGAAACAGTTCCTGGCGCTGGCCGGCCCGGCAACGCTGTTCCAGCAGGCCGTGCAGCGGTTGCAGGCGTTGGCGACCGCCACCATCGACGTGCGGCCACCGATCGTGGTCGGCAACGAGGAACACCGCTTCCTGGTGCTCGACCAGTTGCGGCAGGTCGCGGTGGAGCCGACCGCCGTGCTGCTGGAACCGGCCGGCCGCAACACCGCGCCCGCGCTCACGCTGGCGGCGCTGCAGGCGCAGGACCAGGGGGCCGACCCGGTGCTGGTGGTCACGCCGGCCGACCAGACGGTGGGCGATGCGGCCGCCTTCACCGCCGCCCTGCAGCGCGCCGCGGCACTGGCCGGCGAGCAGGCCATCGTGATCCTTGGCATTCAGCCGGACCGGCCGGAAACGGGTTACGGCTACATCCGCTGCGAGGGCGACCGGGTGGCGGCGTTCGTCGAGAAGCCGGACGCGGCCACCGCCGCAGGCTACCTCGCCAAGGGCGGCTATTTCTGGAACAGCGGCATGTTCGTGCTGCGGGCTTCGGTGTGGCTGTCGGCGCTGGAGCGCTTCCGCCCCGACATCCTGGACGCCACCCGCACCGCCTGGAAGGCGGCACGGCGCGACGGCGTCTTCGTCAGACCGGACGCCGCCGCCTTCCACCAGGTGCCGTCCGAATCGGTGGACGTCGCGGTGCTGGAGCGCTGCCCGGACAGCGGCCAGGCGTTGCAGATGGTGCCGTTGAACGCCGGCTGGAACGACCTCGGCGCCTGGAACGCGGTGTGGCAGGTGGCCGCGCAGGACGGCGACGGCAACGCCATCGTCGGCGACGCGGTGCTGCACGACAGCCACAACACGCTGGTCCACGCCTCGGGCCGGCTCGTCGGCGTGGTGGGGCTGGACAACGTGGTGGTCATCGAGACGCCGGATGCGGTGCTGGTGGCCGATCGGGAACGTTGCCAGGACGTCAAGCACGTCGTCGGCCGGCTGGGGCAGGACCGGCGCACCGAGCACACCCTGCACCGCAAGGTGCACCGCCCGTGGGGCTGGTACGACAGCATCGACGAAGGGCCGCGCCACCAGGTCAAGCGCATCCTGGTCAAGCCCGGCGCGTCACTGAGCCTGCAGATGCACCACCACCGCGCGGAGCACTGGATCGTGGTCACCGGCACAGCGGAGGTGACCTGCGGCGACAAGAAGATCCTGCTCACCGAGAACCAGAGCACCTACATCCCGCTGGGCGAGGTGCACCGCCTGACCAACCCGGGCAAGGTGCCGCTGGAAATCATCGAGGTGCAGAGCGGCGCCTACCTCGGTGAGGACGACATCGTCCGGTTCGAGGACAGCTACGGGCGCACCAGCAGTTGA
- the galE gene encoding UDP-glucose 4-epimerase GalE translates to MPTVLLTGATGYIGSHTWVALQQAGFDVVGVDDFSNSSAEVLRRLQRLTGRTPLFVQADVTDGAALSAVLRDHPVDAAVHFAAFKAVGESTAKPLAYYRNNLGGLVATCEALQAHGCRRFVFSSSATVYGTPDRLPLTEDAALSATNPYGRTKLMCEQILADLGAADPQWQTGCLRYFNPVGAHDSGLIGEDPRGVPNNLMPYVAQVAVGRRPRLQVHGSDYDTPDGTGVRDYIHVVDLAQGHVAALRRLLAEPGSFTVNLGTGRGYSVLDVVRAYEAASGRPVPYDIGPRRPGDIAACYADPTLAQQLLGWRAEHDLDRMCVDSWRWQSMNPNGFASSLA, encoded by the coding sequence ATGCCCACCGTCCTGCTCACCGGCGCCACCGGCTACATCGGCTCGCACACCTGGGTCGCGTTGCAGCAGGCGGGTTTCGACGTCGTGGGCGTCGACGACTTCTCGAACAGCTCGGCCGAGGTGCTGCGGCGGCTGCAACGGCTGACCGGGCGCACGCCGCTGTTCGTGCAGGCGGACGTGACGGATGGCGCCGCCCTGTCCGCAGTGCTGCGCGACCATCCGGTGGACGCGGCCGTGCACTTCGCGGCCTTCAAGGCGGTGGGTGAATCCACCGCCAAGCCGCTGGCCTACTACCGCAACAACCTGGGCGGGCTGGTGGCCACCTGCGAGGCGCTGCAGGCGCACGGTTGCCGGCGCTTCGTGTTCTCCAGCAGCGCCACGGTGTACGGCACGCCGGACCGGCTGCCGCTGACGGAGGACGCCGCGCTGTCGGCGACCAACCCGTACGGCCGCACCAAGCTGATGTGCGAGCAGATCCTGGCCGACCTCGGCGCGGCCGATCCCCAGTGGCAGACCGGCTGCCTGCGCTACTTCAACCCGGTCGGCGCGCACGACAGCGGCCTGATCGGGGAGGACCCACGGGGCGTCCCGAACAACCTGATGCCCTATGTCGCCCAGGTGGCGGTCGGCCGACGCCCGCGGCTGCAGGTGCACGGCAGCGACTACGACACGCCGGACGGCACTGGGGTGCGGGACTACATCCACGTGGTCGACCTGGCACAGGGCCACGTCGCCGCACTGCGGCGACTGCTGGCCGAGCCCGGCAGCTTCACCGTCAACCTCGGCACCGGCCGCGGCTACAGCGTGCTCGACGTCGTGCGGGCTTACGAAGCGGCCAGCGGGCGGCCCGTCCCCTACGACATCGGGCCGCGCCGGCCCGGCGACATCGCCGCCTGCTACGCCGACCCGACGCTCGCGCAGCAACTGCTCGGCTGGCGTGCCGAGCACGACCTGGACCGCATGTGCGTCGACAGCTGGCGCTGGCAGTCGATGAACCCCAATGGATTTGCGTCCTCCCTGGCCTGA